From a single Brassica oleracea var. oleracea cultivar TO1000 chromosome C5, BOL, whole genome shotgun sequence genomic region:
- the LOC106344424 gene encoding LOW QUALITY PROTEIN: receptor-like protein 2 (The sequence of the model RefSeq protein was modified relative to this genomic sequence to represent the inferred CDS: inserted 1 base in 1 codon; deleted 2 bases in 1 codon) has translation MATSGIDNKFSSILHQCFVLLTMLYEEMRSKAKGLLRPFTKPLQPLSSHRHLFCLICLLFLSALFLTHSEAVCNPQDQESLLWFSGNVSSSVSPLNWNLSIDCCSWEGITCDDTSESHVTGISLPLRGLSGNLSSSVQNLHRLSHLDLSHNLLSGPLPPGFLSALDHLMVLNLSYNSFNGELPLEHGSNKFFFPIQTVDLSSNLLQGQILNTSIFLLGAFSLISFNVSNNSFTGPIPSFMCMMSSPQLSILDFSYNDFAGQISRGLGKCLNLSVLRAGFNNISGEIPLEIYNLSELEQLFLPANHLTGKIDNNITRLKKLTLLELYSNHLEGQIPKDIGHLSSLQSLQLHVNNITGTVPLSLTNCSKLVKLNLRINRLIGNLTELEFSQLKSLRILDLGNNSIRSLLKSLTAIRFAGNKLTGQISPQVKELESLTFLAFSDNRLTNITGALKILQGCKKLILAKNFYDETFPSNKDFVSSGGFPKLQIFAIGGCRMRGEVPAWLMKLKSLELMDMSQNRLVGSIPGWLGTLPNLFYIDLSDNLLTGELPKEFFHLRALMSQKVYEATEKNYLPLPLFIRPNNGTANQQYNHLYYFPPAIXVEIGQLKALQALELLGNNFSGRIPDELSNLTKMDLSNNNLSGRIPSSLRLLHFMSYFNVANNRNTFPKPCFEGNPLLCGGVLQTSCTAPTRPHATEDDELKKTLVVWLATGYLVGFSSILLVCACRVYIPCEACVYIWG, from the exons ATGGCCACATCTGGTATTGACAATAAGTTTTCTTCTATACTTCATCAATGTTTTGTTCTTCTTACCATGTTATATGAGGAAATGAGATCCAAAGCCAAAGGTCTTTTGAGACCATTCACAAAACCTTTACAACCTCTGAGTTCTCACAGACATCTCTTCTGCCTCATCTGCCTCCTTTTCCTATCTGCTCTCTTTCTTACACATTCAGAAGCTGTCTGCAACCCGCAAGATCAAGAATCTCTCCTGTGGTTTTCCGGCAACGTTTCTTCTTCTGTTTCTCCTTTGAATTGGAACCTCTCCATTGATTGTTGCTCCTGGGAGGGAATAACATGCGATGATACATCAGAGAGTCACGTCACCGGAATTTCCTTGCCCCTTAGAGGACTCTCAGGAAACCTCAGCTCGTCTGTTCAGAACCTTCACCGTCTCTCTCATCTCGACCTTTCTCATAACCTCCTCTCGGGTCCTCTCCCACCAGGTTTTCTCTCCGCCCTTGATCACCTCATGGTTCTTAATCTTAGTTACAATAGCTTCAACGGTGAGTTGCCACTTGAACATGGAAGCAACAAGTTCTTCTTCCCAATCCAGACCGTTGACTTGTCAAGCAATCTTCTCCAAGGCCAAATCCTCAATACTTCTATATTTCTCCTGGGAGCTTTCAGTTTAATCAGTTTCAACGTTAGCAATAACAGCTTCACTGGTCCAATCCCTTCCTTTATGTGCATGATGAGTTCACCTCAGCTCAGCATTTTGGACTTCTCTTATAATGATTTTGCTGGCCAAATCTCGAGAGGATTAGGCAAATGCTTGAACCTTAGTGTTCTAAGAGCAGGCTTCAACAATATCTCTGGTGAAATACCTCTTGAGATCTACAATCTCTCAGAGCTAGAGCAACTCTTTCTCCCAGCCAATCATCTAACTGGAAAGATTGATAACAACATCACCCGGCTCAAGAAACTAACGTTGCTTGAGCTTTACTCCAACCACCTAGAAGGACAAATACCAAAGGACATAGGTCATCTCTCCAGCTTGCAAAGCCTCCAGCTACATGTTAATAACATCACTGGTACAGTTCCGCTTTCTCTTACAAACTGTAGTAAACTCGTCAAGTTGAACTTGAGGATCAACCGGCTGATAGGGAACTTAACAGAACTCGAGTTTAGCCAGTTGAAGAGTCTTAGGATTCTAGATCTTGGGAACAAC TCTATAAGATCACTACTCAAGTCTCTCACGGCGATCAGGTTTGCAGGAAACAAGTTAACGGGGCAGATATCTCCCCAAGTAAAGGAACTTGAGTCCTTAACGTTCCTGGCTTTTTCAGACAACAGATTAACAAACATAACTGGGGCTCTCAAGATTCTGCAGGGCTGTAAGAAACTAATCTTAGCAAAGAATTTTTACGATGAAACGTTTCCAAGCAACAAAGACTTTGTTTCCTCTGGTGGATTCCCTAAACTCCAAATATTTGCCATTGGTGGATGTCGAATGAGAGGTGAAGTACCAGCTTGGCTGATGAAGTTGAAGAGCTTAGAACTCATGGACATGTCTCAAAACCGACTCGTAGGGTCAATTCCTGGTTGGTTGGGAACTCTCCCCAACCTTTTCTACATCGATCTCTCAGATAATTTACTTACAGGAGAGCTGCCAAAGGAATTTTTTCACCTGAGAGCTCTGATGTCCCAAAAGGTCTACGAGGCAACAGAAAAGAACTATCTACCGCTGCCTCTTTTTATCAGACCCAACAATGGTACCGCTAATCAGCAATACAATCACCTGTACTACTTCCCACCTGCCA CTGTGGAGATTGGCCAGTTAAAGGCTCTTCAAGCTCTGGAGCTTCTTGGCAACAATTTCTCTGGCAGGATCCCAGATGAACTGTCCAACCTCACCAAGATGGACCTGTCCAATAATAATCTATCGGGTAGAATCCCTTCATCGTTGAGGCTCCTCCATTTCATGTCTTATTTCAACGTGGCTAACAACAGGAATACTTTTCCAAAACCATGTTTTGAAGGAAACCCATTGTTGTGCGGTGGCGTACTGCAGACTTCCTGCACAGCTCCAACTCGGCCGCATGCTACGGAAGATGATGAGTTAAAGAAAACACTTGTGGTTTGGTTGGCCACTGGATACCTTGTTGGATTTAGTTCGATTTTATTGGTGTGTGCCTGCCGGGTATATATACCATGTGAAGCGTGCGTGTATATCTGGGGTTAA